A single window of Neisseria chenwenguii DNA harbors:
- a CDS encoding NADPH-dependent FMN reductase — protein MSKKVSILVGSLRKGSFARKTAQNVIPMFPADYEAKIVEIGGLPLYSFDYDDPNETDCPVPESYTQFRETIKASAGVLFVTAENNRTVPACLKNAIDIGSKPNADVAWKNVPAGIISHSVGKMGGYSAHKNLRLALSYFDMPLTGQPEIFLGNSPTMFDEEGKLVESARKFVQSYIEQLVALIEKNPK, from the coding sequence ATGAGCAAAAAAGTCAGTATTTTGGTCGGCAGCCTGCGCAAAGGTTCGTTTGCCCGAAAAACCGCCCAAAACGTGATTCCGATGTTTCCTGCGGACTATGAAGCGAAAATCGTCGAAATCGGCGGCCTGCCGCTTTACAGCTTCGACTACGACGACCCAAACGAAACCGACTGCCCCGTACCTGAAAGCTACACGCAGTTCCGCGAAACCATCAAGGCATCTGCGGGCGTATTGTTTGTGACTGCCGAAAACAACCGCACCGTGCCTGCCTGCTTGAAAAACGCAATCGACATCGGATCGAAACCGAATGCCGATGTCGCTTGGAAAAACGTGCCCGCAGGCATCATCAGCCATTCGGTCGGCAAAATGGGCGGTTACAGCGCACACAAAAACCTGCGCCTCGCGCTTTCCTATTTCGATATGCCGCTGACGGGGCAGCCCGAGATATTTTTAGGCAACTCACCCACTATGTTCGACGAAGAAGGAAAACTGGTTGAGTCGGCAAGAAAATTTGTTCAGAGCTATATCGAGCAGCTGGTTGCATTGATTGAGAAAAATCCGAAATAA
- the dtd gene encoding D-aminoacyl-tRNA deacylase: MRAVIQKVTHAKVDVLGDSTAETCGEISSGFVVFLGVTRGDTEADARYIADKTANLRIFEDGAGKLNLSLKDVGGAVLLVSQFTLYGDARNGRRPSFSEAAPAQEADALYQKTAELLRGHGLVVATGRFQTHMQVSLCNDGPVTLLLDSQKNF, from the coding sequence ATGCGAGCCGTGATTCAGAAAGTGACCCATGCCAAAGTCGATGTTTTGGGAGACAGTACGGCCGAAACCTGCGGTGAAATCAGCAGCGGATTCGTGGTTTTTCTGGGTGTCACCCGCGGCGACACGGAAGCCGATGCGCGCTATATTGCGGATAAAACCGCCAATCTGCGCATTTTTGAAGACGGAGCGGGCAAACTCAATTTGTCGCTGAAAGACGTGGGCGGCGCGGTTTTGCTGGTTTCGCAGTTCACGCTTTACGGCGATGCGCGCAACGGGCGGCGGCCGTCGTTTTCCGAAGCAGCGCCTGCGCAAGAGGCTGACGCGCTTTATCAAAAAACCGCCGAATTGCTGCGCGGACACGGCCTGGTGGTGGCGACGGGGCGCTTCCAAACCCATATGCAGGTTTCGCTCTGCAACGACGGGCCGGTAACGCTGCTTTTGGATTCGCAGAAAAATTTCTGA
- a CDS encoding NADPH-dependent oxidoreductase, which yields MNPITDLQKQHRSIRKFKPEALDAAQINALVDAARCGATSSYMQACTIISITDPALKQALSDISTQPYVRENGHLFMFVADLARNSEIAEMQGVNPVHQGSADRFLAGVYDCSIAAQNMVLAAESMGLGTVYLGSILTDAARVIELLALPERTFPVFALAVGYPDQSPEQKPRLPAAITHMENRYTPVSEHLPELTEYDRLLTEYYQTRGGNSRTAKSWHTFCAAKAF from the coding sequence ATGAATCCGATTACCGACCTCCAAAAACAACACCGCAGCATCCGCAAATTCAAACCCGAAGCGCTGGACGCCGCACAAATCAACGCATTGGTCGACGCCGCCCGCTGCGGCGCGACCAGCAGCTATATGCAGGCCTGCACCATCATCAGCATCACCGACCCTGCGCTCAAACAAGCGCTCTCAGACATCAGCACACAGCCGTATGTCCGCGAAAACGGCCATCTATTTATGTTTGTTGCCGACCTCGCCCGCAACAGCGAAATCGCCGAAATGCAGGGCGTCAATCCGGTTCACCAAGGCAGCGCCGACCGCTTTTTGGCAGGCGTGTACGACTGCTCGATTGCCGCGCAGAATATGGTTTTGGCCGCCGAAAGCATGGGGCTGGGTACCGTTTACCTCGGCAGTATTCTGACCGACGCCGCCCGCGTTATCGAACTGCTTGCCCTGCCCGAGCGCACTTTCCCTGTGTTCGCACTGGCCGTCGGCTACCCCGACCAATCGCCCGAACAGAAGCCGCGCCTGCCCGCGGCAATCACGCATATGGAAAACCGCTATACGCCCGTCAGCGAACATCTGCCGGAACTGACCGAATACGACCGCCTGCTGACCGAATATTACCAAACACGCGGCGGCAACAGCCGAACCGCCAAAAGCTGGCACACGTTTTGCGCCGCCAAGGCTTTCTGA
- a CDS encoding carbon-nitrogen hydrolase family protein produces MKNLRAAAVQMISTTDPETNIRTMRRLVRGAAEQGAEWVLLPEYWPLMGRKDTDKISFAEPLGDGIFQTALSEAAAECGVVLFGGTVPLQSAASGKVMNTMPVFDRSGARTGLYHKMHLFGFSGLGERYAEADTISAGVDVPDLAADGVRVAAGVCYDLRFPEFFRAQQPFDVMLLPAAFTYTTGKAHWELLLRARAVENQCYLIAAAQGGLHESGRRTFGHSMIIDPWGEVLAVLPEGEGVVVADLDASRLQSVRTRLPALAHRIL; encoded by the coding sequence ATGAAAAACCTGCGCGCCGCAGCCGTTCAGATGATTTCCACAACCGATCCCGAAACCAATATCCGAACCATGCGCCGGCTGGTGCGCGGGGCGGCGGAGCAGGGGGCGGAGTGGGTGTTGCTGCCCGAATACTGGCCGCTGATGGGTCGGAAGGACACCGACAAAATCTCGTTTGCCGAGCCTTTGGGCGACGGTATTTTTCAGACGGCCTTGAGCGAGGCGGCAGCGGAATGCGGCGTGGTTTTGTTCGGCGGAACCGTGCCACTGCAAAGCGCCGCGTCCGGTAAAGTGATGAACACGATGCCGGTGTTTGACCGCAGCGGCGCGCGCACCGGGCTTTACCATAAGATGCATCTGTTCGGCTTTTCGGGTTTGGGCGAGCGCTATGCCGAGGCCGATACCATCAGCGCGGGCGTGGATGTTCCCGATTTGGCGGCGGACGGCGTCAGGGTGGCGGCGGGCGTGTGTTACGACCTGCGCTTTCCCGAGTTTTTCCGCGCCCAGCAGCCGTTTGACGTGATGCTGCTGCCGGCGGCGTTTACCTACACGACGGGCAAGGCGCATTGGGAACTGCTGCTGCGCGCGCGGGCGGTGGAAAACCAATGCTACCTGATTGCCGCCGCGCAGGGCGGGCTGCACGAAAGCGGACGGCGCACGTTCGGCCACAGCATGATTATCGACCCGTGGGGCGAGGTTTTGGCGGTGTTGCCCGAGGGCGAGGGCGTGGTGGTGGCGGATTTGGACGCATCACGGCTGCAAAGCGTGCGCACGCGGCTGCCGGCGCTGGCGCACCGGATTTTGTGA
- the tsaD gene encoding tRNA (adenosine(37)-N6)-threonylcarbamoyltransferase complex transferase subunit TsaD, with amino-acid sequence MLVLGIESSCDETGVALYDSERGLVAHQLHTQMAMHAEYGGVVPELASRDHIRRLVPLTEGCLCEAGADYGDIDAVAFTQGPGLGGALLAGSSFANALAFALGKPVIPVHHLEGHLLSPLLADDKPAFPFVALLVSGGHTQIMAVRGIGDYTLLGESVDDAAGEAFDKTAKLLGLPYPGGAQLSELARSGRPDAFSFPRPMLHSHDLQMSFSGLKTAVLTAVEKVHAETGGIIPGQTRNDICRAFQDAVVDVLTAKCRKALLDTGFRTLVVAGGVGANWKLRDTFSRLTVTVPSEKGRAKAQPEAVKVYFPPLAYCTDNGAMIAFAGAMRLHEQREAGGFNVKPRWPLSEIVK; translated from the coding sequence ATGCTGGTATTGGGAATCGAATCTTCATGCGACGAAACGGGCGTAGCGCTTTACGACAGCGAACGCGGCTTGGTTGCGCACCAACTGCACACACAAATGGCGATGCACGCCGAATACGGCGGCGTGGTGCCGGAATTGGCGAGCCGCGACCACATCCGCCGCCTTGTGCCGCTGACCGAAGGCTGCCTGTGCGAAGCGGGTGCGGACTACGGCGACATCGACGCTGTGGCGTTTACGCAGGGGCCGGGCTTGGGCGGCGCGCTGCTCGCGGGTTCGAGCTTTGCCAACGCGCTGGCGTTTGCGCTGGGCAAACCCGTGATTCCCGTACACCACCTCGAAGGCCATCTGCTCTCGCCGCTTTTGGCCGACGACAAACCCGCGTTCCCGTTTGTCGCGCTTTTGGTTTCGGGCGGACACACGCAGATCATGGCCGTGCGCGGCATCGGCGATTACACGCTCTTGGGCGAAAGCGTGGACGACGCGGCGGGCGAGGCGTTCGACAAAACCGCCAAACTGCTCGGCCTGCCGTATCCCGGCGGCGCACAGCTTTCCGAGCTGGCCAGATCCGGCCGCCCCGACGCATTTTCGTTCCCGCGCCCCATGCTGCATTCGCACGATTTGCAGATGAGTTTTTCCGGTCTGAAAACCGCCGTCTTGACCGCCGTGGAAAAAGTCCACGCCGAAACGGGCGGCATCATACCCGGGCAAACGCGCAACGACATCTGCCGCGCGTTTCAAGACGCGGTGGTGGACGTCTTAACCGCCAAATGCCGCAAAGCCCTGCTGGACACGGGTTTCCGCACGCTGGTGGTCGCCGGCGGCGTGGGCGCCAACTGGAAACTGCGCGACACCTTCAGCCGCCTGACCGTTACCGTGCCGTCTGAAAAAGGCCGCGCCAAAGCGCAGCCCGAAGCGGTCAAAGTCTATTTCCCGCCGCTGGCCTACTGCACCGACAACGGCGCCATGATCGCCTTCGCCGGCGCCATGCGCCTGCACGAACAGCGCGAAGCCGGCGGTTTCAACGTCAAACCGCGCTGGCCGCTGTCGGAGATTGTGAAATAA
- a CDS encoding porin, translating to MKKLFLPILLLPALAAAEVKFYGNLKSGIETTRTTYGGKTVSGAQVSDFGSYVGLRGSHPIGGDNKVLWQVEQDAPLSKRDGFNHEPRNIRWENPNHQTRGGENYIGIGQ from the coding sequence ATGAAAAAATTATTCCTCCCCATCCTGCTGTTGCCTGCGTTGGCCGCGGCGGAAGTGAAATTCTACGGCAACCTCAAAAGCGGCATCGAAACCACGCGTACGACTTACGGCGGCAAAACCGTTTCGGGCGCTCAGGTTTCCGACTTCGGCAGCTACGTCGGCCTGCGCGGTTCGCACCCCATCGGCGGCGACAATAAAGTTTTGTGGCAGGTTGAGCAAGACGCGCCACTCAGCAAGCGCGACGGTTTCAATCACGAACCGCGCAATATCCGTTGGGAAAATCCAAACCACCAAACGCGCGGCGGCGAAAACTATATCGGAATCGGGCAGTAG
- a CDS encoding primosomal protein N', whose protein sequence is MIYHHIALNIPISDGLLTYAHPEALPAGTRVVVPFRNRPQAGIVWANHVSPEIAAAKILNIQTAFSGEPALPEDWRKLLEFTARYYHYPLGQAVFTALPQGLKEAKAVETPEPPLFYALNGTGRAQTPPPARFHKKAALWQALQHSDGLTLPALKRVNSQAAKLLEEWTAAGWLETKQAALPVLRPSEKILNARQQAASEQIQTAFGRFKPFLLYGITGSGKTEVYFDAAAKVLASGKQVLFLLPEINLTPQLLKRVEARFADVPTAVLHSRTAAGRRTQDYLSAMLGQAKLIIGTRLSVFTPMKNLGLIVVDEEHDGSFKQDNELRYQARDLAVWRAKQAACPVVLGSATPSLGSWHKAQSGAYQLLELTERAHAGAKLPKVEILNVGRLKLDNGFSPQALDLLKKNFEKGGMSLVYLNRRGFAPALFCGDCGHTFGCPNCSAKMVFHQRARQLRCHHCDHREPVPFKCPSCGNQDLTAVGHGTQRVEETLRNFLPQAKTARVDRDSTAHKNDWADLYRRIAENDIDILVGTQMLAKGHDFARLNLVIVLNADGSLYSADFRAPERLFAELMQVSGRAGRAETAGGVLIQTQLPEHPVFAAVKAQDFRKFAENELAERQMFNMPPFGFQTAIRADAPNVAAAMDFLNRIKAELAPRLAGGVSLFGPAPMLMVRLAERERAQIFLESASRKDLHHVVSLWIRALQQNKDAEIRWSVDVDPQEM, encoded by the coding sequence ATGATTTACCATCATATCGCCCTCAATATCCCGATTTCAGACGGTCTTCTGACCTACGCCCACCCCGAAGCCCTGCCCGCGGGCACGCGCGTGGTAGTGCCTTTCCGCAACAGGCCGCAGGCGGGGATTGTTTGGGCGAACCATGTTTCGCCCGAAATTGCGGCGGCGAAAATTCTGAATATTCAGACAGCCTTTAGCGGCGAACCCGCGCTGCCGGAAGACTGGCGCAAGCTGCTGGAATTTACCGCGCGCTATTACCACTATCCGCTCGGGCAGGCGGTGTTTACCGCGCTGCCGCAGGGTTTGAAGGAAGCGAAAGCAGTGGAAACGCCCGAGCCGCCGCTGTTTTACGCGCTGAACGGAACCGGCAGGGCGCAAACGCCGCCGCCGGCGCGGTTTCACAAAAAAGCCGCGTTGTGGCAGGCGCTGCAACATTCAGACGGCCTCACGCTCCCGGCCTTGAAACGGGTCAACAGTCAGGCGGCGAAACTGCTGGAGGAATGGACGGCGGCGGGCTGGCTGGAAACCAAGCAGGCGGCGCTGCCCGTGTTGCGGCCATCTGAAAAAATTTTAAACGCCCGACAGCAGGCCGCGTCGGAACAGATTCAGACGGCCTTCGGGCGTTTCAAGCCGTTTCTGCTCTACGGCATCACGGGCAGCGGCAAAACCGAAGTGTATTTCGATGCGGCGGCAAAAGTATTGGCTTCGGGAAAACAGGTGTTGTTTTTACTGCCCGAAATCAACCTCACGCCGCAGCTTTTGAAGCGGGTGGAAGCGCGTTTTGCCGACGTGCCGACCGCCGTTTTGCACAGCCGGACCGCCGCCGGCCGGCGCACGCAGGATTATCTGAGCGCCATGCTCGGGCAGGCCAAACTGATTATCGGCACGCGCCTTTCGGTGTTCACGCCGATGAAAAACCTCGGACTGATTGTGGTTGATGAGGAACACGACGGATCGTTTAAGCAGGACAACGAATTGCGCTATCAGGCGCGGGATTTAGCGGTTTGGCGGGCGAAACAGGCGGCTTGTCCGGTTGTGTTGGGCAGCGCCACGCCCAGCCTCGGGAGCTGGCACAAAGCGCAAAGCGGCGCGTATCAATTATTGGAGCTGACCGAGCGCGCCCACGCCGGGGCCAAACTGCCGAAAGTGGAAATCCTCAACGTAGGCCGTCTGAAACTCGACAACGGCTTCTCGCCGCAAGCGCTGGATTTATTGAAGAAAAATTTTGAAAAAGGCGGCATGTCGCTGGTGTATCTCAACCGCCGCGGCTTCGCGCCCGCGCTGTTTTGCGGCGACTGCGGGCATACTTTCGGCTGCCCCAACTGCTCGGCGAAAATGGTGTTCCACCAACGCGCCCGCCAGCTGCGCTGCCACCATTGCGACCACCGCGAACCCGTGCCGTTCAAATGCCCTAGCTGCGGCAATCAGGATCTGACCGCCGTCGGCCACGGCACGCAGCGCGTCGAAGAAACCCTGCGCAACTTCCTGCCGCAGGCCAAAACCGCCCGCGTTGACCGCGACAGCACGGCGCACAAAAACGACTGGGCGGATCTCTACCGCCGCATCGCCGAAAACGACATCGACATTCTCGTCGGCACGCAGATGCTCGCCAAAGGCCACGACTTCGCGCGGCTGAATCTGGTGATTGTGTTGAATGCCGACGGCAGCCTTTACAGCGCCGACTTCCGCGCCCCCGAGCGGCTATTTGCCGAACTGATGCAGGTTTCCGGCCGTGCGGGGCGCGCCGAAACCGCGGGCGGCGTTCTGATCCAGACCCAGCTGCCCGAGCATCCTGTGTTTGCCGCCGTCAAAGCGCAGGATTTCCGGAAATTCGCTGAAAACGAATTGGCCGAACGGCAGATGTTCAATATGCCGCCTTTCGGTTTTCAGACGGCCATCCGCGCCGATGCGCCCAACGTCGCCGCCGCGATGGATTTTCTCAACCGAATCAAGGCCGAACTCGCACCACGGCTCGCCGGGGGCGTTTCCCTGTTCGGCCCCGCCCCCATGCTGATGGTGCGCCTCGCCGAACGCGAACGCGCCCAAATCTTCCTCGAATCCGCCTCGCGCAAAGACCTGCACCACGTCGTAAGCCTGTGGATACGGGCGTTGCAGCAGAATAAAGACGCCGAAATCCGCTGGAGCGTCGATGTCGATCCGCAGGAGATGTAA
- a CDS encoding DsbC family protein, protein MNNKFIKALLPFALLPLIACGQTGGSQKTVSESKASSAPAAAASAAKPAAGNVAEALKARLEQTYGAQKLKVISVSETPVQGIYEVVVSGKQVIYTDAKGDYMFVGDLINVNTRESLTEARAAELNKIDFSTLPFDKAIKEVRGNGKLKVAVFSDPDCPFCKRLEHEIVKMTDVTVYNFMMPIASLHPDAARKAELIWCQSDRTKAWTDWMRNGKLPAAAKACDNPVAETTSLGEQLGFTGTPTLVFPNGHTQSGYSPMPQLQEIIAKNQK, encoded by the coding sequence ATGAACAACAAATTCATCAAAGCGCTCCTGCCGTTCGCATTACTTCCCCTCATCGCCTGCGGCCAGACCGGCGGCAGCCAGAAAACCGTCTCAGAATCCAAAGCCTCATCCGCGCCGGCCGCAGCCGCTTCCGCCGCCAAACCCGCAGCAGGCAATGTAGCCGAAGCGCTCAAAGCCAGGCTCGAGCAGACCTACGGCGCACAAAAACTCAAAGTCATCAGCGTATCCGAAACCCCCGTACAGGGCATTTACGAAGTCGTCGTCAGCGGCAAACAGGTCATCTACACCGACGCCAAAGGCGACTATATGTTTGTCGGCGACCTCATCAACGTCAACACCCGCGAAAGCCTCACCGAAGCACGCGCCGCCGAGTTGAACAAAATCGACTTTTCCACCCTGCCGTTTGACAAAGCGATTAAAGAAGTGCGCGGCAACGGCAAGCTCAAAGTCGCCGTATTCTCCGACCCCGACTGCCCGTTCTGCAAACGCTTGGAACACGAAATCGTCAAAATGACCGACGTTACCGTCTACAACTTCATGATGCCGATTGCCAGCCTCCACCCCGACGCCGCCCGCAAAGCCGAGCTGATTTGGTGCCAAAGCGACCGTACCAAAGCGTGGACCGACTGGATGCGTAACGGCAAACTGCCCGCCGCCGCCAAAGCCTGCGACAACCCCGTCGCCGAAACCACTTCGCTGGGCGAACAGCTCGGCTTTACCGGCACGCCCACGCTGGTGTTCCCCAACGGCCACACCCAAAGCGGTTACAGCCCCATGCCGCAACTTCAGGAAATCATTGCGAAAAATCAGAAATGA
- a CDS encoding MFS transporter, which produces MDASDNNGGRAAHEYFADNPDFPAKTIVATLFIGAFFGYLNDTLLNVALTPIMRDFGVDKTMVQWLTTGFLLVMGAFAPMTAAAIQWLETRKMVLVTQATFLAGSLVCAFAPTFGVLLAGRMVQAVAAAFFVPLLFNGILTIFPPAHRGTAMGVLTMMFTVAPALGPTISGVIIDHTHWRILFGFTAPFMLAAMLLVSKYLTVNLSNITRPKIDALSAVLSVAGFGGLVFASSNFAHLSALEFAAFFAASLVLVGWFARRQFHLATPLLNLRALGYRQFGYCVVILASSGFLFLGMELLMPMYTQQVLMITGTATGLMMMPASIAQAVSAPFFGRLLDKKGGRFVVLPATFALTGAVLVLWTFLRLDTQVVMISAMFALFATAVSACVTGEAHGLNALPKQLNPHGAAILTTINPIFGAIGAAFFVGLTNIGEKLSSAATLQAAMLDGIHLAMGSALAVGVMMIFCAAKLKPHQK; this is translated from the coding sequence ATGGACGCTTCTGATAATAACGGAGGGAGGGCGGCGCACGAATATTTCGCCGACAACCCCGACTTTCCCGCCAAAACCATCGTTGCCACGTTGTTTATCGGCGCGTTTTTCGGCTACCTCAACGACACGTTGCTCAATGTGGCGCTCACGCCGATTATGCGTGATTTCGGGGTGGACAAAACCATGGTGCAGTGGCTGACGACGGGCTTTCTGCTGGTAATGGGCGCATTTGCGCCGATGACGGCAGCGGCGATTCAATGGCTGGAAACGCGCAAAATGGTGCTGGTTACGCAGGCGACGTTTTTGGCGGGCTCGCTGGTGTGCGCGTTTGCGCCGACGTTTGGGGTGTTGCTGGCGGGGCGGATGGTGCAGGCGGTGGCGGCGGCGTTTTTTGTGCCGCTGCTGTTTAACGGCATTCTGACGATTTTCCCGCCTGCGCATCGCGGTACGGCGATGGGCGTGCTGACGATGATGTTTACTGTTGCGCCGGCGCTGGGACCGACGATTTCGGGCGTGATTATCGACCACACCCATTGGCGCATTTTGTTTGGGTTTACCGCGCCGTTTATGCTGGCGGCGATGCTGCTGGTGTCGAAATATCTTACGGTCAATCTGAGCAACATCACGCGTCCGAAAATCGACGCGCTCTCGGCGGTATTGTCGGTGGCGGGATTCGGCGGGTTGGTGTTTGCCAGCAGCAATTTCGCTCATTTGTCGGCTTTGGAATTTGCCGCATTTTTCGCCGCATCGCTGGTGTTGGTCGGCTGGTTTGCCCGCCGCCAGTTTCATTTGGCCACGCCGCTGTTGAACCTGCGCGCGTTGGGCTATAGGCAGTTTGGCTACTGCGTCGTGATTTTGGCGTCGTCGGGTTTTCTGTTTTTGGGCATGGAACTCTTGATGCCGATGTACACCCAGCAGGTCTTGATGATTACGGGCACGGCAACCGGCCTGATGATGATGCCCGCCAGCATCGCGCAGGCCGTTTCCGCGCCGTTTTTCGGACGGCTGCTGGATAAAAAAGGCGGGCGTTTCGTCGTCTTGCCGGCTACGTTTGCGCTGACGGGGGCGGTGTTGGTGTTGTGGACGTTTTTGCGGCTGGATACGCAGGTGGTGATGATTTCCGCGATGTTTGCGCTGTTTGCCACTGCCGTTTCCGCCTGCGTCACGGGCGAAGCGCACGGACTCAATGCGCTGCCCAAACAGCTTAATCCGCACGGCGCGGCGATTCTGACCACAATCAACCCGATTTTCGGTGCCATCGGCGCAGCGTTTTTCGTCGGCCTGACCAACATCGGCGAAAAGCTGTCGTCCGCCGCCACGCTGCAGGCGGCGATGCTCGACGGCATCCATCTGGCGATGGGTAGCGCGCTGGCCGTGGGCGTGATGATGATCTTTTGTGCGGCAAAGCTGAAGCCGCATCAGAAATAG
- a CDS encoding lytic transglycosylase domain-containing protein, producing MTIKRTLSLSLTLIAAAVLSACASEDKSAAAKTKPTVEDASPVRRSESASKVLSDFGGYESAMNAAKSGDDAWVQQYLANAGDSAMAENVRNEWLKSLGQRGQWDVFRQEYKKLDKAGRAQETECYAELNDGNGGKAAELVRETGRLPEGCTRLIETAAAQGRLKTDDAWRRVRGLLAANQITDARNLAAALGSPFEGGSQGAQEYSLLKAIGKEARKSASAAATLSAMEGGLSRAQSSYAWGVLGHYQAQNQNMPTAMTYYGRVADRSQLNNEQLEWNARAALRLQRWNELAGVIQSMPAKLQNDPTWLYWLGRSYAAQGNKGRADALYEKAAATGRNFYAVMAGEELGRRVSTKSNVSDAGHGEVKRMAKDGAIDRALVLFKNSGSDFKMRRQAQAEWRFATRGFDEDKLLAAAQLAYDQKFYEMAINSAERTDKKLNYKLRYLSPFKDTTTRFANQAGVDPAWVYGLIRQESRFMMGAQSSVGAQGLMQVMPATAREIAGKIGMSSQELYTMDGNIRMGTWYMADVKRRLQNNEVMATAGYNAGPSRARKWQATTPLEGAIYAETIPFTETRDYVKKVMTNATYYADLFNEPQTSLKQRMGTVPARY from the coding sequence ATGACCATCAAACGCACACTTTCCCTATCGCTGACCTTAATCGCCGCCGCCGTTTTGTCGGCTTGCGCCTCTGAAGACAAATCCGCCGCCGCCAAAACCAAACCGACCGTCGAAGACGCTTCGCCTGTCCGCCGCAGCGAGAGCGCGTCTAAAGTTTTGTCGGATTTCGGCGGTTATGAGAGCGCGATGAACGCTGCAAAAAGCGGCGACGATGCGTGGGTGCAGCAGTATCTTGCCAACGCCGGCGACAGCGCGATGGCGGAAAACGTGCGCAACGAATGGCTGAAAAGCCTCGGCCAGCGCGGGCAGTGGGATGTGTTCCGTCAGGAATACAAAAAACTCGACAAGGCGGGGCGTGCGCAGGAAACCGAGTGTTACGCCGAATTGAACGACGGCAACGGCGGCAAAGCGGCGGAATTGGTGCGCGAAACAGGCAGACTGCCGGAAGGCTGCACCCGCCTGATTGAAACCGCAGCGGCACAAGGCCGTCTGAAAACCGACGATGCCTGGCGCCGTGTGCGCGGCCTGCTGGCGGCCAACCAGATTACCGACGCGCGCAATCTGGCGGCGGCTTTGGGCAGCCCGTTTGAAGGCGGTTCGCAAGGTGCGCAGGAATATTCGCTGCTGAAGGCCATCGGCAAAGAAGCGCGCAAATCCGCTTCGGCGGCGGCGACGCTCTCGGCGATGGAAGGCGGCTTGAGCCGTGCGCAAAGCAGCTACGCTTGGGGCGTGTTGGGGCATTATCAGGCGCAAAACCAGAATATGCCGACGGCGATGACGTATTACGGCCGCGTTGCGGACCGCTCGCAGCTCAACAACGAACAGCTCGAATGGAACGCCCGCGCCGCGCTGCGCCTGCAACGCTGGAACGAACTGGCCGGCGTGATCCAAAGTATGCCCGCCAAGCTGCAAAACGACCCGACCTGGCTCTACTGGCTCGGCCGCAGTTACGCCGCACAGGGCAACAAAGGCCGCGCCGACGCGCTGTATGAAAAAGCCGCTGCCACCGGCCGCAATTTCTACGCCGTAATGGCGGGCGAAGAACTCGGCCGCCGCGTCAGCACCAAGAGCAATGTTTCCGACGCGGGGCACGGCGAAGTGAAACGCATGGCGAAAGACGGCGCCATCGACCGCGCGCTGGTTTTGTTTAAAAACAGCGGCAGCGATTTCAAAATGCGCCGTCAAGCGCAGGCGGAATGGCGTTTTGCCACCCGCGGCTTCGACGAAGACAAACTCCTCGCCGCCGCCCAACTGGCCTACGACCAGAAGTTTTACGAAATGGCGATCAATAGCGCCGAGCGCACCGACAAAAAGCTCAACTACAAACTGCGCTATCTCTCGCCGTTTAAAGACACCACCACCCGTTTTGCCAATCAGGCCGGCGTCGATCCCGCCTGGGTTTACGGCCTGATCCGTCAGGAAAGCCGCTTTATGATGGGCGCACAATCCAGCGTCGGCGCGCAGGGCCTGATGCAGGTCATGCCCGCCACCGCCCGCGAGATCGCCGGCAAAATCGGCATGAGTTCGCAAGAGCTTTACACGATGGACGGCAACATCCGCATGGGCACATGGTATATGGCCGACGTCAAACGCCGCCTGCAAAACAACGAAGTGATGGCCACCGCAGGCTACAACGCCGGCCCCAGCCGCGCCCGAAAATGGCAGGCCACTACCCCGCTGGAAGGCGCGATTTACGCCGAAACCATTCCGTTTACCGAAACGCGCGACTATGTGAAAAAAGTCATGACCAACGCGACCTACTACGCAGATCTGTTCAACGAACCGCAAACCTCGCTGAAACAGCGCATGGGCACGGTACCGGCAAGATATTGA